In Scatophagus argus isolate fScaArg1 chromosome 7, fScaArg1.pri, whole genome shotgun sequence, a genomic segment contains:
- the wnt7bb gene encoding protein Wnt-7b isoform X2, with protein sequence MHRPLRKRSLYVFLCFGIIYLRLGALSSVVALGANIICNKIPGLAPRQRAICQSRPDAIIVVGEGAQMGINECQYQFRYGRWNCSALGERTVFGQELRVGSREAAFTYAITAAGVAHAITAACSQGNLSHCGCDREKQGYYNQEEGWKWGGCSADIKYGIDFSRRFVDAREIKKTPRRLMNLHNNEAGRKVLEERMKLECKCHGVSGSCTTKTCWTTLPKFREIGYVLKDKYNEAVHVEVVRASRLRQPTHLKVKQTQGYRKPMETDLVYIERSPNYCEEDAATGSVGTQGRLCNRTSPHTDGCDLMCCGRGYNTHQYTKVWQCNCKFQWCCFVKCNTCSERTEVFTCK encoded by the exons ATGCACAGACCCCTGCGAAAGCGGAGTCTCTACGTGTTCCTGTGTTTTGGCATCATATACCTCAGACTTGG GGCCCTGTCCTCGGTGGTGGCTCTGGGTGCCAACATCATCTGCAACAAGATTCCCGGGCTGGCACCTCGCCAGCGGGCTATCTGCCAGAGCCGCCCGGACGCCATCATTGTTGTGGGCGAAGGCGCCCAGATGGGCATCAATGAGTGTCAGTACCAGTTCCGATATGGACGCTGGAACTGTTCGGCGCTGGGAGAAAGGACAGTGTTCGGTCAGGAGCTGCGAGTAG gcAGTCGGGAAGCAGCATTCACCTACGCCATCACCGCGGCAGGGGTGGCCCATGCTATCACGGCAGCCTGTAGTCAGGGCAACCTGAGCCACTGTGGCTGCGACCGGGAGAAGCAGGGGTATTACAATCAGGAGGAAGGCTGGAAGTGGGGAGGCTGTTCGGCTGACATCAAATATGGAATCGATTTCTCTCGCCGCTTTGTGGATGCCCGCGAGATTAAAAAGACCCCGCGCCGCCTGATGAACTTACATAACAATGAGGCAGGGAGAAAG GTACTAGAAGAAAGGATGAAGCTAGAGTGCAAGTGCCATGGTGTCTCAGGCTCCTGCACCACCAAGACCTGTTGGACTACACTTCCCAAGTTCCGCGAGATTGGCTACGTACTCAAGGACAAGTACAACGAAGCTGTGCATGTGGAGGTAGTCCGGGCTAGTCGACTGCGCCAGCCCACCCACCTCAAGGTGAAGCAGACTCAGGGCTACCGCAAGCCCATGGAGACAGACCTTGTCTACATCGAGAGGTCGCCCAACTACTGCGAGGAGGACGCAGCCACGGGGAGCGTGGGCACCCAGGGACGCCTATGCAACCGCACCTCGCCACATACAGATGGCTGCGACCTTATGTGCTGTGGGCGGGGCTACAATACACACCAGTACACCAAAGTTTGGCAGTGCAATTGTAAGTTCCAGTGGTGCTGCTTCGTCAAGTGCAACACGTGCAGTGAGAGGACGGAGGTGTTTACCTGCAAATAA
- the wnt7bb gene encoding protein Wnt-7b isoform X1, with translation MIIFSSRSVLLSVYYPQIFLILTSGSYLALSSVVALGANIICNKIPGLAPRQRAICQSRPDAIIVVGEGAQMGINECQYQFRYGRWNCSALGERTVFGQELRVGSREAAFTYAITAAGVAHAITAACSQGNLSHCGCDREKQGYYNQEEGWKWGGCSADIKYGIDFSRRFVDAREIKKTPRRLMNLHNNEAGRKVLEERMKLECKCHGVSGSCTTKTCWTTLPKFREIGYVLKDKYNEAVHVEVVRASRLRQPTHLKVKQTQGYRKPMETDLVYIERSPNYCEEDAATGSVGTQGRLCNRTSPHTDGCDLMCCGRGYNTHQYTKVWQCNCKFQWCCFVKCNTCSERTEVFTCK, from the exons ATGATCATCTTCTCGTCGCGCAGTGTACTGCTGTCAGTCTATTATCCACAGATCTTCCTGATCCTGACGAGTGGCAGCTACCT GGCCCTGTCCTCGGTGGTGGCTCTGGGTGCCAACATCATCTGCAACAAGATTCCCGGGCTGGCACCTCGCCAGCGGGCTATCTGCCAGAGCCGCCCGGACGCCATCATTGTTGTGGGCGAAGGCGCCCAGATGGGCATCAATGAGTGTCAGTACCAGTTCCGATATGGACGCTGGAACTGTTCGGCGCTGGGAGAAAGGACAGTGTTCGGTCAGGAGCTGCGAGTAG gcAGTCGGGAAGCAGCATTCACCTACGCCATCACCGCGGCAGGGGTGGCCCATGCTATCACGGCAGCCTGTAGTCAGGGCAACCTGAGCCACTGTGGCTGCGACCGGGAGAAGCAGGGGTATTACAATCAGGAGGAAGGCTGGAAGTGGGGAGGCTGTTCGGCTGACATCAAATATGGAATCGATTTCTCTCGCCGCTTTGTGGATGCCCGCGAGATTAAAAAGACCCCGCGCCGCCTGATGAACTTACATAACAATGAGGCAGGGAGAAAG GTACTAGAAGAAAGGATGAAGCTAGAGTGCAAGTGCCATGGTGTCTCAGGCTCCTGCACCACCAAGACCTGTTGGACTACACTTCCCAAGTTCCGCGAGATTGGCTACGTACTCAAGGACAAGTACAACGAAGCTGTGCATGTGGAGGTAGTCCGGGCTAGTCGACTGCGCCAGCCCACCCACCTCAAGGTGAAGCAGACTCAGGGCTACCGCAAGCCCATGGAGACAGACCTTGTCTACATCGAGAGGTCGCCCAACTACTGCGAGGAGGACGCAGCCACGGGGAGCGTGGGCACCCAGGGACGCCTATGCAACCGCACCTCGCCACATACAGATGGCTGCGACCTTATGTGCTGTGGGCGGGGCTACAATACACACCAGTACACCAAAGTTTGGCAGTGCAATTGTAAGTTCCAGTGGTGCTGCTTCGTCAAGTGCAACACGTGCAGTGAGAGGACGGAGGTGTTTACCTGCAAATAA